From Amia ocellicauda isolate fAmiCal2 chromosome 12, fAmiCal2.hap1, whole genome shotgun sequence, a single genomic window includes:
- the LOC136764157 gene encoding tripartite motif-containing protein 66 isoform X1, translating to MSLPAAGGAAVSLAPAEGNRVSSPAREQHSKAAWGVGQCAACRATVGPELRPQLMPCLHCLCLGCVPRPPDGQNMVCLQCPLCSQSYTLDELAENLFVRDCNPGTHSKTADKCGGCQSTVLSGWCKECEEGLCVLCVRAHHRVRLTRDHSVLTQRQPTGSSPTLFCPSHRQEPLKLFCVSCDQLTCRDCQLTDHRQHKYQYVSEAVASRRQKLQVLLEALRQQGAAVTDRLRENDHRLEELSHTEEEIRLHVKTVILNICQELVKRGGHLVQEIKEHCNRQRKRVSHRQAVLRTLKSRQEQVLCFTEMALKSGNNAALLHSHRQMQCQLERLLSQQLQGDTVLQIRVNWNIQELLSHMLTFGELVVKEVPLSQSPSVPSATSVRSTLCSSAVSVDSAPSAASVRSTLCPSVPSAVSLASVPCAVSVRSTVCPSAPSAVSGKSVLCPSGPSVRSTLCPSVPSAVSLASVPCAVSVRSTVCPSAPSAVSGKSVLCPSGPSVRSTLCPSVPSAVSVVSAPSAVSVRSTVCPSAPSAVSGKSVLCPSGPSVRSTLCPSVPSAVSVVSAPSAVSVRSTLCPSVPSAVSLASVTSTVSVRSTLCPSVPSAVSVVSAPSAVSVRSTLCPSVPSTASVASAPSAASVRRTPRPIVPSPPASIPHSRRSVNTWVFHDYKTKLDQSQPRVNKDPLPLPYLPAPQPPHVTLLSLLLDSSSALALPSAPLLPPSSFPHLSVSTSSLPPSLLPVGAPVTALLSMPVAAHSPLVIVPSAVAAPAPAAAQQPPPVAVAAPAAAQQPPHVAVAAPVVEQQPPPVAVAAPVVEQQPPPVAVAAPVIAQQPPPVAVAAPAAAQQPPPVAVTAPVVAQQPPPVAVAAPVVEQQPLPVAVAAPVVAHNPPPVAVTVTAPVVGQQPPPVAVADPVVVQQPPPVADPVVAQQPSPVAVAAPVVAQQPSPVTVAVADPVVAQQPPPVAVATPVVEQQPLPVTVAALAAAQQPPLVTVAAPAAAQQPPPVTVAAPAAAQQPPSVSVAAPVAVGETLSQTVKCDTFSHPPPSLSPVLLISPHLSSPSLLPPCLSPVSSSLPPLTPLCTGSGPTPPESVPTHMKTKAVQAVCVETGLVCTQPGRSHTDPEAVHGKSTDCRTHAVPVPRATTHSEGGAAMSRATNTPAPVLTHTELELKVKVKTETSEEEDPELEHRLNSPVCRSLSPRVSVVRLPLQIVPGAPLPQFRLVTTPVEHRHILQPLEPDRKASPNSQCRVLAMSPPQHPPAAMVCCACRRPGQLLSCRECDRTFHPDCHIPPQHSVKRSGVGGMENTFLMSEPWQCMLCRDLSDVGDQYSGEKRCSLTVLEQRKCEHLLLVLMCQDSSSVLHHKTRVSSLSSNYIDLTLIRGRLLRKLPPPYCTPAEFVSDVWLLLNTLQRSGKDARVVWSLQCCFGRKLWEVFGQSLQPGLRAPPRAREGDERRSEREQGRWRTEGLKEEWEEWQRPLEETEEREVKRLKRKREAVMDGHLGAWREEEARPLKKLQQEA from the exons tgtgtctgcAGTGTCCATTGTGTTCTCAGTCCTACACTCTAGACGAGCTTGCTGAGAATCTGTTCGTGAGGGACTGCAATCCTGGGACACACTCCAAGACAGCTGACAAG tGCGGGGGCTGTCAGTCCACTGTGCTCAGTGGCTGGTGTAAGGAGTGTGAGGAGGGTCTGTGTGTGCTTTGTGTCAGAGCCCACCACCGTGTTAGACTGACCAGAGACCACAGCGTATTGACCCAGCGCCAGCCCACTG GCTCCTCCCCCACGCTGTTCTGTCCCTCCCACAGACAGGAGCCTCTGAAGCTGTTCTGCGTGTCCTGCGACCAGCTGACCTGCCGGGACTGCCAGCTGACGGATCATAGGCAACACAA GTATCAGTATGTGTCCGAAGCTGTCGCTTCTCGGAGGCAGAAGCTCCAGGTGCTGCTGGAGGCCCTGAGGCAGCAGGGGGCGGCGGTGACGGACCGGCTGAGGGAGAACGACCACAG ACTGGAGGAGCTGAGCCACACAGAGGAGGAGATCCGGTTGCATGTCAAAACGGTCATTCTGAACATCTGCCAAGAGCTGGTCAAGAGAGGAGGACATCTGGTCCAGGAGATCAAG gaGCATTGCAACAGGCAGCGCAAGCGAGTGTCCCACAGACAGGCCGTCCTGCGCACTCTGAAGAGCAGGCAGGAGCAAGTGTTGTGCTTCACCGAAATGGCCCTGAAGTCCGGCAACAACGCTGCGCTGCTCCACAGCCACAGACAG ATGCAGTGTCAGTTAGAGAGGCTGTTGTCCCAGCAGCTGCAGGGAGACACTGTGCTGCAGATTCGAGTGAACTGGAACATCCAGGAGCTCCTGAGCCACATGCTCACCTTCG gtgagCTGGTGGTTAAAGAAGTCCCCCTATCTCAGTCTCCTTCTGTTCCCAGTGCCACGTCAGTGAGGAGTACACTGTGTtccagtgcagtgtcagtggacAGTGCTCCCAGTGCAGCGTCAGTGAGAAGTACACTGTGTCCCAGTGTTCCCAGTGCAGTGTCATTGGCCAGTGTTCCCTGTGCAGTCTCAGTGAGGAGCACAGTGTGTCCCAGTGCTCCCAGTGCAGTGTCAGGGAAGAGTGTATTATGTCCCAGTGGACCATCAGTGAGGAGTACACTGTGTCCCAGTGTTCCCAGTGCAGTGTCATTGGCCAGTGTTCCCTGTGCAGTCTCAGTGAGGAGCACAGTGTGTCCCAGTGCTCCCAGTGCAGTGTCAGGGAAGAGTGTATTATGTCCCAGTGGACCATCAGTGAGGAGTACACTGTGTCCCAGTGTTcccagtgcagtgtctgtggtCAGTGCTcccagtgcagtgtcagtgagGAGCACAGTGTGTCCCAGTGCTCCCAGTGCAGTGTCAGGGAAGAGTGTATTATGTCCCAGTGGACCATCAGTGAGGAGTACACTGTGTCCCAGTGTTcccagtgcagtgtctgtggtCAGTGCTcccagtgcagtgtcagtgagGAGTACACTGTGTCCCAGTGTTCCCAGTGCAGTGTCATTGGCCAGTGTTaccagtacagtgtcagtgagGAGTACACTGTGTCCCAGTGTTcccagtgcagtgtctgtggtCAGTGCTCCAAGTGCAGTGTCAGTGAGGAGTACACTGTGTCCCAGTGTTCCCAGTACAGCGTCGGTGGCCAGTGCTCCCAGTGCAGCGTCAGTGAGAAGGACACCACGTCCCATTGTTCCCAGTCCTCCAGCCTCCATTCCTCACTCTAGGCGTTCTGTTAATACCTGGGTATTCCATGACTACAAGACGAAACTCGACCAATCACAGCCCAGAGTGAATAAGGACCCGCTCCCTCTGCCCTACCTCCCAGCGCCCCAGCCTCCCCATGTCactctgctctctctcctcctagaCTCTTCTTCTGCATTGGCTCTTCCTTCtgctcctcttcttcctccttccTCATTTCCTCACCTCTCTGTTTCtacttcctctctccctccctccctcctgccCGTTGGTGCTCCAGTAACTGCCCTACTAAGTATGCCAGTAGCTGCGCATTCCCCCCTTGTCATTGTGCCATCAGCTGTtgctgcccctgcccctgcagCGGCGCAGCAGCCCCCGCCTGTCGCTGTCGCTGCCCCTGCAGCAGCGCAGCAGCCCCCGCATGTCGCTGTTGCTGCCCCTGTAGTTGAGCAGCAGCCCCCACCTGTCGCTGTTGCTGCCCCTGTAGTTGAGCAGCAGCCCCCacctgttgctgttgctgccccTGTAATTGCGCAGCAGCCCCCGCCTGTCGCTGTTGCTGCCCCTGCAGCGGCGCAGCAGCCCCCGCCTGTCGCTGTCACTGCACCTGTAGTTGCACAGCAGCCCCCGCCTGTCGCTGTCGCTGCCCCTGTAGTTGAGCAGCAGCCCCTGCCTGTCGCTGTTGCTGCCCCTGTAGTTGCGCATAATCCCCCGCCTGTCGCTGTCACTGTCACTGCCCCTGTAGTTGGGCAGCAGCCCCCGCCTGTTGCTGTCGCTGACCCTGTAGTTGTGCAGCAGCCCCCACCTGTCGCTGACCCTGTAGTTGCGCAGCAGCCCTCGCCTGTCGCTGTCGCTGCCCCTGTAGTTGCGCAGCAGCCCTCCCCTGTCACTGTCGCTGTTGCTGACCCTGTAGTTGCACAGCAGCCCCCGCCTGTCGCTGTCGCTACCCCTGTAGTTGAGCAGCAGCCCCTGCCTGTAACTGTCGCTGCCCTTGCAGCGGCACAGCAGCCCCCACTTGTAACTGTCGCTGCCCCTGCAGCGGCGCAGCAGCCCCCACCTGTAACTGTCGCTGCCCCTGCAGCGGCGCAGCAGCCCCCGTCTGTCTCTGTCGCTGCCCCTGTAGCTGTTGGTGAGACATTGTCTCAAACAGTGAAGTGTGATACATTCTCCCATCCCCCTCCTTCACTCTCTCCTGTTCTTTTAATCTCCCCCCATCTcagctctccctctcttcttccaccctgtctctctccagTCTCCTCCTCCCTTCCTCCTCTCACTCCTCTCTGTACGGGGTCTGGCCCCACCCCCCCAGAATCTGTACCCACCCATATGAAGACCAAAGCAGTCCAAGCTGTCTGTGTGGAGACCGGGCTGGTCTGTACGCAGCCGGGTCGGAGCCACACAGACCCTGAAGCTGTCCATGGGAAGTCCACGGACTGCAGAACACACGCTGTGCCTGTCCCCAGAGCCACTACGCATTCGGAAGGGGGAGCTGCCATGTCCAGAGCCACCAACACCCCAGCGCCAGTCCTTACACATACA GAGCTGGAACTCAAGGTTAAAGTAAAGACTGAAACATCAGAGGAAGAGGACCCTGAAT TGGAGCACAGACTGAACAGCCCCGTGTGCAG GTCATTGAGTCCTCGTGTGTCAGTGGTCCGCTTGCCCCTGCAGATCGTCCCCGGCGCCCCCCTACCTCAGTTCCGCCTTGTCACAACTCCTGTCGAGCATCGGCACATCTTGCAACCACTGGAGCCAGACAGA AAAGCGTCTCCTAACTCACAATGCCGCGTTTTGGCCATGTCCCCCCCTCAGCATCCGCCTGCCGCGATGGTGTGCTGCGCCTGCCGGAGGCCCGGTCAGCTGCTGAGCTGTCGAGAGTGCGACAGAACCTTCCACCCAGACTGCCACATCCCCCCGCAGCACAGTGTGAAAAGGTCAGGAGTGGGGGGGATGGAGAATACCTTTCTAATGAG TGAGCCGTGGCAGTGCATGCTCTGCAGAGACCTCTCAGATGTGGGGGACCAGTACAGTGGAGAGAAACGCTGCAGCCTGACCGTACTGGAGCAGAGA AAGTGTGAGCATCTCCTGCTGGTGCTGATGTGTCAGGACAGCAGCTCTGTCCTACACCACAAGACTCGG GTCTCCTCGCTCTCCTCCAACTACATCGACCTTACTCTGATTCGGGGACGGTTGCTCCGGAAACTGCCACCACCCTATTGCACCCCTGCTGAGTTTGTGTCGGACGTCTGGCTCCTGTTGAACACACTGCAGAGGAGCGGCAAG gacGCTCGCGTGGTCTGGAGTCTACAGTGCTGCTTTGGGAGGAAGCTCTGGGAAGTGTTTGGCCAATCGCTGCAGCCAGGACTGCGAGCACCACCAAGAGCGAGAGAGGGGGATGAAAGGAGGAGTGAGAGGGAACAGGGGAGGTGGAGAACTGAAGGCCTCAAGGAGGAGTGGGAGGAGTGGCAGAGGCCGCTGGAAGAGACGGAGGAGAGGGAAGTGAAGAGgctgaagaggaagagagaggcgGTGATGGACGGGCACCTGGGGGCGTGGAGGGAAGAGGAGGCGCGGCCGCTGAAGAAGCTGCAGCAGGAGGCCTAG
- the LOC136764157 gene encoding tripartite motif-containing protein 66 isoform X2, whose translation MSLPAAGGAAVSLAPAEGNRVSSPAREQHSKAAWGVGQCAACRATVGPELRPQLMPCLHCLCLGCVPRPPDGQNMVCLQCPLCSQSYTLDELAENLFVRDCNPGTHSKTADKCGGCQSTVLSGWCKECEEGLCVLCVRAHHRVRLTRDHSVLTQRQPTGSSPTLFCPSHRQEPLKLFCVSCDQLTCRDCQLTDHRQHKYQYVSEAVASRRQKLQVLLEALRQQGAAVTDRLRENDHRLEELSHTEEEIRLHVKTVILNICQELVKRGGHLVQEIKEHCNRQRKRVSHRQAVLRTLKSRQEQVLCFTEMALKSGNNAALLHSHRQMQCQLERLLSQQLQGDTVLQIRVNWNIQELLSHMLTFGELVVKEVPLSQSPSVPSATSVRSTLCSSAVSVDSAPSAASVRSTLCPSVPSAVSLASVPCAVSVRSTVCPSAPSAVSGKSVLCPSGPSVRSTLCPSVPSAVSLASVPCAVSVRSTVCPSAPSAVSGKSVLCPSGPSVRSTLCPSVPSAVSVVSAPSAVSVRSTVCPSAPSAVSGKSVLCPSGPSVRSTLCPSVPSAVSVVSAPSAVSVRSTLCPSVPSAVSLASVTSTVSVRSTLCPSVPSAVSVVSAPSAVSVRSTLCPSVPSTASVASAPSAASVRRTPRPIVPSPPASIPHSRRSVNTWVFHDYKTKLDQSQPRVNKDPLPLPYLPAPQPPHVTLLSLLLDSSSALALPSAPLLPPSSFPHLSVSTSSLPPSLLPVGAPVTALLSMPVAAHSPLVIVPSAVAAPAPAAAQQPPPVAVAAPAAAQQPPHVAVAAPVVEQQPPPVAVAAPVVEQQPPPVAVAAPVIAQQPPPVAVAAPAAAQQPPPVAVTAPVVAQQPPPVAVAAPVVEQQPLPVAVAAPVVAHNPPPVAVTVTAPVVGQQPPPVAVADPVVVQQPPPVADPVVAQQPSPVAVAAPVVAQQPSPVTVAVADPVVAQQPPPVAVATPVVEQQPLPVTVAALAAAQQPPLVTVAAPAAAQQPPPVTVAAPAAAQQPPSVSVAAPVAVGETLSQTVKCDTFSHPPPSLSPVLLISPHLSSPSLLPPCLSPVSSSLPPLTPLCTGSGPTPPESVPTHMKTKAVQAVCVETGLVCTQPGRSHTDPEAVHGKSTDCRTHAVPVPRATTHSEGGAAMSRATNTPAPVLTHTELELKVKVKTETSEEEDPELEHRLNSPVCRSLSPRVSVVRLPLQIVPGAPLPQFRLVTTPVEHRHILQPLEPDRKASPNSQCRVLAMSPPQHPPAAMVCCACRRPGQLLSCRECDRTFHPDCHIPPQHSVKSEPWQCMLCRDLSDVGDQYSGEKRCSLTVLEQRKCEHLLLVLMCQDSSSVLHHKTRVSSLSSNYIDLTLIRGRLLRKLPPPYCTPAEFVSDVWLLLNTLQRSGKDARVVWSLQCCFGRKLWEVFGQSLQPGLRAPPRAREGDERRSEREQGRWRTEGLKEEWEEWQRPLEETEEREVKRLKRKREAVMDGHLGAWREEEARPLKKLQQEA comes from the exons tgtgtctgcAGTGTCCATTGTGTTCTCAGTCCTACACTCTAGACGAGCTTGCTGAGAATCTGTTCGTGAGGGACTGCAATCCTGGGACACACTCCAAGACAGCTGACAAG tGCGGGGGCTGTCAGTCCACTGTGCTCAGTGGCTGGTGTAAGGAGTGTGAGGAGGGTCTGTGTGTGCTTTGTGTCAGAGCCCACCACCGTGTTAGACTGACCAGAGACCACAGCGTATTGACCCAGCGCCAGCCCACTG GCTCCTCCCCCACGCTGTTCTGTCCCTCCCACAGACAGGAGCCTCTGAAGCTGTTCTGCGTGTCCTGCGACCAGCTGACCTGCCGGGACTGCCAGCTGACGGATCATAGGCAACACAA GTATCAGTATGTGTCCGAAGCTGTCGCTTCTCGGAGGCAGAAGCTCCAGGTGCTGCTGGAGGCCCTGAGGCAGCAGGGGGCGGCGGTGACGGACCGGCTGAGGGAGAACGACCACAG ACTGGAGGAGCTGAGCCACACAGAGGAGGAGATCCGGTTGCATGTCAAAACGGTCATTCTGAACATCTGCCAAGAGCTGGTCAAGAGAGGAGGACATCTGGTCCAGGAGATCAAG gaGCATTGCAACAGGCAGCGCAAGCGAGTGTCCCACAGACAGGCCGTCCTGCGCACTCTGAAGAGCAGGCAGGAGCAAGTGTTGTGCTTCACCGAAATGGCCCTGAAGTCCGGCAACAACGCTGCGCTGCTCCACAGCCACAGACAG ATGCAGTGTCAGTTAGAGAGGCTGTTGTCCCAGCAGCTGCAGGGAGACACTGTGCTGCAGATTCGAGTGAACTGGAACATCCAGGAGCTCCTGAGCCACATGCTCACCTTCG gtgagCTGGTGGTTAAAGAAGTCCCCCTATCTCAGTCTCCTTCTGTTCCCAGTGCCACGTCAGTGAGGAGTACACTGTGTtccagtgcagtgtcagtggacAGTGCTCCCAGTGCAGCGTCAGTGAGAAGTACACTGTGTCCCAGTGTTCCCAGTGCAGTGTCATTGGCCAGTGTTCCCTGTGCAGTCTCAGTGAGGAGCACAGTGTGTCCCAGTGCTCCCAGTGCAGTGTCAGGGAAGAGTGTATTATGTCCCAGTGGACCATCAGTGAGGAGTACACTGTGTCCCAGTGTTCCCAGTGCAGTGTCATTGGCCAGTGTTCCCTGTGCAGTCTCAGTGAGGAGCACAGTGTGTCCCAGTGCTCCCAGTGCAGTGTCAGGGAAGAGTGTATTATGTCCCAGTGGACCATCAGTGAGGAGTACACTGTGTCCCAGTGTTcccagtgcagtgtctgtggtCAGTGCTcccagtgcagtgtcagtgagGAGCACAGTGTGTCCCAGTGCTCCCAGTGCAGTGTCAGGGAAGAGTGTATTATGTCCCAGTGGACCATCAGTGAGGAGTACACTGTGTCCCAGTGTTcccagtgcagtgtctgtggtCAGTGCTcccagtgcagtgtcagtgagGAGTACACTGTGTCCCAGTGTTCCCAGTGCAGTGTCATTGGCCAGTGTTaccagtacagtgtcagtgagGAGTACACTGTGTCCCAGTGTTcccagtgcagtgtctgtggtCAGTGCTCCAAGTGCAGTGTCAGTGAGGAGTACACTGTGTCCCAGTGTTCCCAGTACAGCGTCGGTGGCCAGTGCTCCCAGTGCAGCGTCAGTGAGAAGGACACCACGTCCCATTGTTCCCAGTCCTCCAGCCTCCATTCCTCACTCTAGGCGTTCTGTTAATACCTGGGTATTCCATGACTACAAGACGAAACTCGACCAATCACAGCCCAGAGTGAATAAGGACCCGCTCCCTCTGCCCTACCTCCCAGCGCCCCAGCCTCCCCATGTCactctgctctctctcctcctagaCTCTTCTTCTGCATTGGCTCTTCCTTCtgctcctcttcttcctccttccTCATTTCCTCACCTCTCTGTTTCtacttcctctctccctccctccctcctgccCGTTGGTGCTCCAGTAACTGCCCTACTAAGTATGCCAGTAGCTGCGCATTCCCCCCTTGTCATTGTGCCATCAGCTGTtgctgcccctgcccctgcagCGGCGCAGCAGCCCCCGCCTGTCGCTGTCGCTGCCCCTGCAGCAGCGCAGCAGCCCCCGCATGTCGCTGTTGCTGCCCCTGTAGTTGAGCAGCAGCCCCCACCTGTCGCTGTTGCTGCCCCTGTAGTTGAGCAGCAGCCCCCacctgttgctgttgctgccccTGTAATTGCGCAGCAGCCCCCGCCTGTCGCTGTTGCTGCCCCTGCAGCGGCGCAGCAGCCCCCGCCTGTCGCTGTCACTGCACCTGTAGTTGCACAGCAGCCCCCGCCTGTCGCTGTCGCTGCCCCTGTAGTTGAGCAGCAGCCCCTGCCTGTCGCTGTTGCTGCCCCTGTAGTTGCGCATAATCCCCCGCCTGTCGCTGTCACTGTCACTGCCCCTGTAGTTGGGCAGCAGCCCCCGCCTGTTGCTGTCGCTGACCCTGTAGTTGTGCAGCAGCCCCCACCTGTCGCTGACCCTGTAGTTGCGCAGCAGCCCTCGCCTGTCGCTGTCGCTGCCCCTGTAGTTGCGCAGCAGCCCTCCCCTGTCACTGTCGCTGTTGCTGACCCTGTAGTTGCACAGCAGCCCCCGCCTGTCGCTGTCGCTACCCCTGTAGTTGAGCAGCAGCCCCTGCCTGTAACTGTCGCTGCCCTTGCAGCGGCACAGCAGCCCCCACTTGTAACTGTCGCTGCCCCTGCAGCGGCGCAGCAGCCCCCACCTGTAACTGTCGCTGCCCCTGCAGCGGCGCAGCAGCCCCCGTCTGTCTCTGTCGCTGCCCCTGTAGCTGTTGGTGAGACATTGTCTCAAACAGTGAAGTGTGATACATTCTCCCATCCCCCTCCTTCACTCTCTCCTGTTCTTTTAATCTCCCCCCATCTcagctctccctctcttcttccaccctgtctctctccagTCTCCTCCTCCCTTCCTCCTCTCACTCCTCTCTGTACGGGGTCTGGCCCCACCCCCCCAGAATCTGTACCCACCCATATGAAGACCAAAGCAGTCCAAGCTGTCTGTGTGGAGACCGGGCTGGTCTGTACGCAGCCGGGTCGGAGCCACACAGACCCTGAAGCTGTCCATGGGAAGTCCACGGACTGCAGAACACACGCTGTGCCTGTCCCCAGAGCCACTACGCATTCGGAAGGGGGAGCTGCCATGTCCAGAGCCACCAACACCCCAGCGCCAGTCCTTACACATACA GAGCTGGAACTCAAGGTTAAAGTAAAGACTGAAACATCAGAGGAAGAGGACCCTGAAT TGGAGCACAGACTGAACAGCCCCGTGTGCAG GTCATTGAGTCCTCGTGTGTCAGTGGTCCGCTTGCCCCTGCAGATCGTCCCCGGCGCCCCCCTACCTCAGTTCCGCCTTGTCACAACTCCTGTCGAGCATCGGCACATCTTGCAACCACTGGAGCCAGACAGA AAAGCGTCTCCTAACTCACAATGCCGCGTTTTGGCCATGTCCCCCCCTCAGCATCCGCCTGCCGCGATGGTGTGCTGCGCCTGCCGGAGGCCCGGTCAGCTGCTGAGCTGTCGAGAGTGCGACAGAACCTTCCACCCAGACTGCCACATCCCCCCGCAGCACAGTGTGAAAAG TGAGCCGTGGCAGTGCATGCTCTGCAGAGACCTCTCAGATGTGGGGGACCAGTACAGTGGAGAGAAACGCTGCAGCCTGACCGTACTGGAGCAGAGA AAGTGTGAGCATCTCCTGCTGGTGCTGATGTGTCAGGACAGCAGCTCTGTCCTACACCACAAGACTCGG GTCTCCTCGCTCTCCTCCAACTACATCGACCTTACTCTGATTCGGGGACGGTTGCTCCGGAAACTGCCACCACCCTATTGCACCCCTGCTGAGTTTGTGTCGGACGTCTGGCTCCTGTTGAACACACTGCAGAGGAGCGGCAAG gacGCTCGCGTGGTCTGGAGTCTACAGTGCTGCTTTGGGAGGAAGCTCTGGGAAGTGTTTGGCCAATCGCTGCAGCCAGGACTGCGAGCACCACCAAGAGCGAGAGAGGGGGATGAAAGGAGGAGTGAGAGGGAACAGGGGAGGTGGAGAACTGAAGGCCTCAAGGAGGAGTGGGAGGAGTGGCAGAGGCCGCTGGAAGAGACGGAGGAGAGGGAAGTGAAGAGgctgaagaggaagagagaggcgGTGATGGACGGGCACCTGGGGGCGTGGAGGGAAGAGGAGGCGCGGCCGCTGAAGAAGCTGCAGCAGGAGGCCTAG